Part of the Tepidisphaeraceae bacterium genome is shown below.
GGACCCGCACGTGAACGGGGTCGGCCCGCTCGGCGGGCAGGCGGCCGACGGCGCGGGCGATGGCCACGCGGTCGGCCGGTGTGCGTTCGTCGACGATGCTCATGCTTTGCGACGCGTCGATCACCATCAGCACCGCGCCTCGGTCCACCTGCGGGTTCGGCGCCGCGAGGTTCGGCTTCAGCACCGATAGCATGAGCAACACGATCGCCGTGATGCGTAGCAGCGGCAGCGCAGCGCGGGCCGCCCAGTGCGACATGCGCGCCTGCGGTCGGTACGCCCAAACAACGAACGCGATCGCTACGATCAGAAGCACCAGTGTGGCCGGCAGCGCGCTCAGGTTGTCCCAACTGAAGCGTGCCATCAGCCGCGCCCTCCTGCCGACCAGCGGCGTGCAAGCAGCATCTCGCTCATCAGCAGCACGCCACACAGCGCCAGTAACGAGCCCCACAGCTCGCGCCCCCGGCGGTCGCGCGAGAGCGACCATGGCACGGGCTGCTGACTTAGGTCAATGCGCTGCGCGCCCATCGCTCCGGATATCTCATCCCACCGCGCGATCGACAAGGGCGTGATGTCCGACTCATCTCGCGACGGTCGCATGACGAACGGCGTCGTCCGCTGGCCCGTTCTCGTGCGATAGCGCACCCGATACAAGCCATCGACAGAAGTGTCGTCGTACCGCACCTCGGTGCGCGCGCCGTTGCGGTAGACGGCTGGCGATACGGTGCGGCCGCTGGGGAGTTGTACGCGTACGTCACCATCAATGGGCTCATCGATCGTGAGGACGATTGGCTCGCCCGGCGCCACGTTGCGCTCGCGGTCGCCCGATGCAAGGTGGCGCACCATCGACTGCACGAACGGCAGGTAAAAGCTGGACAGCGGCAACGCCGACCAGTCCGCATCCAAGCCCGTCGTCATCAAGGCCACACGCCCACGACCCCAGGCCGACTCGACCAGGAACGGGCGGCCCGAAGCATAGGTCACCGCCACCGTGGCATCGGGCTGGCGCGGCGTGACCGGGAAGTATCGCCCAATGACCACGTTCGGAATAGGGTCAGGCCGGCCGCGCAGGAAGGAAAGCGCCGGGTGCAAGAAGTCGACGCCGAGGATCGCTGTCGCCTCTGCCCCACCGGCGGACGTGGGTGGTTGCAGTTCGGCGGGCAGAATGCCGGCGCCGTCGCGCCAGAGCTGCGCGTTGTACTGCTGCGCGTCCACCAGCGTGCCGGGCGCGATCAGGAGGCCGCCACCTTCGTACACGAACTGCTCGATCGCCTTTACGCTGGCCGGGCTCAACTGTCCCACGTTGGCCAGCACCAGGACCTGCTGTGCGTCCAACATGGCGGGCTCAAACTGCTCGGCCGGCACCACCGTGACGGCGGCGGGGTCGACGCCCTTCTTGCCGGCGGCGGTGTAAGGCGCGACGGCAATGCGGAAGAACGTGGACTCCGACGCCGCCGCGTCGCCGCGCTCGTCACCGCTTAGTAATAGCACGCGTACCGGTGGCGTCACGCTGACGACGGCACGCAGCGCGTCGTCGGTTTGCAGGCCGGGCGCGGCGATGCGCGCCTCGATCAGGTGCGAGCCGGGCGTGGCAAAGCTGGTCGTGAAGCGGGCCGTCGCGGTCTCGCGCGCGGCGACGGCGAGCGTCTGCTGCGCGATCTCGCGCGCGCCGCGGTGCAGCGTGACCGGCACCGATGGCTGCGCCGTCGGGCCGTAGTTGCGCACGCGCACCTCGACGGTGGCCCGTTCGTCGACGATCGCTGGCGTCTGGACGAACTGCACCGATTCCACCGCGACGTTCTCGGCCAGTTCGCCCCCAACGGGAAAGATCGACAGTCGCGCGCCGGCCGATGCATCAATAGCCGCGTCTCGTCGCCACGCGCGGGCAAAGTCGAGCGTGACGTTACGCCAGTTGGTCGCCTGCCGATCGCAGACGATGAAGATTCGGCCATCTTGCTGCGGCGCGGCGCGTTGTAATAACCGATCGGCGCGGTTCAGTTCCTGCGCGAAATCGACGGCCCGCCCCGCCGGTCGGGCGGCTGCGATGCGGGCGGCGGTCGTGCGCAGATCGGTGGTGGGCGAGAGTTCGGCATCGTCCTGTGCCTGACCGGCGAGCAGCAGCGCCACACGGTCCCCCTGCCGTAACGTCGCCAGCAGCTTCAGGGCTGCCTCGCGAGCGGCTTCCATGCGCGATTGGTTACCCTCGACGATCGCCATGCTTGGCGAGCAGTCGAGCATCAGCACGACCGTCGCAGGCCCGCCGGGCGCAAGGGCCGCCCACGATTCACTGGTGATCGGGCGGGCCATCGCCAGCGCCAGCAGCGCGACGATCAGCATCCGCATCGCCAGCAGCGCGTACTGCTTCAGCTGGCTTGACTGCCGATCGCGCGGGTCGGCCCCGTGCAGGAACATCATCGCGCCCCAGTCCACGCTGCGGTACCGCGCGCGGCTTAGCAGGTGTAGCACCAACGGCAACAACGCGCCGCCGAGGCCTGCGAGCATGAGGGGGTTGAGGAAGGTCATGGGAACGAGCGTTCTACGGTCAGCCTCTCGTTTACCAGGGTTCAGGCAAGGGGGGTCTCATGAGGATTTGCTCTCAAAGCACAACAGGCCGACACCTCGCGTGCTATGTCATCCCGAGCGGAGCCTGAGGCGACGGGAGGGATCTCAATTGGCCGCGCAGTTCTCGCCCAGTGGAGCTGCCTCAGGTCGGCAAGCCTCCCAGCGGGATGACGCGGGTTCTGATAACGCCCTTCATTAGCTACTCCGGCGTTTGCCGCCGTTCGAAATCACCCTCACTTAACCCTCTCCCGGCGTACCGGAAGAGGGACCGGAATTGGCTACCCAAGCATCCTTTGAACCTATCGCCTCGCCGTACCACCGCCACTGCCGCCTCCGCGCATGTGCAGGAACTGCGTGAGCGAATCGATTAGCGGACGGTCGGTCATCAGCGTGTGGAACTCACTTCCGAGCGCGCGGGCGCCGTCGGTCAGGTCCTGGCGGTGCTGGCGGAAACGGTGCAGGTACGCCTCGCGCACGAGCGCCGGCTCGCAGACCGTCGCGGCCTCGCCTTCCAGTCCGCGGAAGCGCGACCAGGTGCGGAACGGAAACTCGACCTCGTCGGCGTCCAGCGTGCGCAGCAGGATCGTCTCGTGGCGGTCGTGGCGCAGGCGTGCCAAGCACTCGCGCACCTGTTCGACCGGGTAGAACAGGTCCGAGACGATGATCACCAGCGCCCGCCGATCGAGCCGGTTGGCCACATCGTGCACCGCGGCCTGAAGCGACGACTGACCGGCGGCGGTGGAACGTTCGAGCACGTCGATAATGCGCGACAGCTGCGCCTGCCCCGCGTGCGGGCCGATCCAGCTGGCGACCCGCGACTTGAAGACGGCCAGGCCGACGCTCTCCGTCTGCCCCAGCATCAGGTACGCCAGCGACGCGGCGAGCGTCGAAGCGTAATCGAACTTCGACCCTGCTGCCGATCGGTAGGCCATCGATCCGCTCGCGTCGATCATCAGCACGCAGCGGAGATTGGTCTCCTCGTCGTACTCCTTGATGTACGGCCGATCGGTACGGCCCAGCACGCGCCAGTCGAGCCGGCGCGGTTCGTCGCCGGGCGTGTAGAAGCGATGCTGGCGAAACTCGACGCTGGCGCCCTTCACCGGGCTCTTGTGCTGCCCGACGGTGCTGCCCTCCACGACGCGCCTCGCCGACAGCTGCAGGTGGTTCAGCCGTTCGATCAGGTTCGGTTCCAGCAGTCGCGAAACGTAACTCATCGGCAGCCTATTCTATGCGCGCCGGTGCGGGTCAGGCGTTGTCTTCGTCTGGCTCGTCGGCCATCGTGGGCGTGCGCAGGTCGATGACGACGGTGCCGGCCGCGGCGTCGCCGGCGCGCTGGCCGAGCGGGGAGAAGACGACCAGCAGGATCGGTAGTAGGAACGGTGCCAGCAGCGCGATGTCGACGATGCGCAGAACGTTGCGAACCAGGATCGCCGACACCGTCGGTCGCACGCCCTGCAGATCGACCACGGCCAGCCCAAAGATCGCCTTGCCGAGCGTGCGCCGGAAGATCAGTTCGGAGATAGTCGTGTGCAACAGGTAGACCGCGATGCCGATCAACCCTTGCGCCGTCGCGGCGAGCGTGGGGGAGACGATTTCGTCGGGCTGACGGCGCAGGTAGTACACGACGCCACCGATGATCAACGGTAACGCGTCGACCGTGGCCGCCGACATGCGAATCCAGAACTTGGCGGCGCGTGGGCGGTCGCGGCGGGCCATCGTCTCGCGCACCACGTCGCGCTGCCGGTACGACGCCATGATCGTCACCGCCAGCATTACCACCACGCCGATGTTCACAATGCTGAACCACGCCGGCTCTTCATCGGGTGGCGCCAGCAGACGCACCGGTTGCGGTTCACCGACCGGCTGGCCGTCCCAGGTCAACCGTTGCTCGGTCACCTTACCGTCGGCGGCGACGTTGATGGTCCGCAGTGTGCCCAAGGCCGACGCGACGGTCGAACTTTGGCTTGCGGGCACGGCCGTCGTGGTAGCGAGCGTATTGGTGAAGTTGTCAACCGGGACGATCCGGCTGGCGCTGCCATCGCCGGTCCAGATCCAGGCGCGGTGCTCGCCCTGCACACCGCCGAAAAACGCAAGCGGGCCGCCATCGATAGGCGTGGTGGACGTTACCTGCCCATTGGCGGGGTTGATCGTGAACAGCGTCGAGTTGCCCGGCGAGCTCGTGACGGAAACGATCACGCGGTCAGCCAGCGGGAGGATCTCGGCGCCGTTGATCAGGTCGAGCGGTGGCTGCGTGGGCAGTTGGACGATCGGCCTCCAGATGGCGCCGTCCAGCCGAAACAGCACGACGGCGGAACCGGTGGTGGCCGGTTGCGTCGCCGGGCCGGTGGCTGCCGCTGCGGGACCGGTGCTTGGGGCGGTAATCGTCGTCGTGGTTGTCGCGGCGCGGGGGCCGGTGGTGGGACGGGTCGCGGCGCGGGCGCTGTCGATGCCACCGGGCACGGTGCCGACGGCCCAGACGCTTTGCGCTTCGGCACCGATGGCCAGGATGCGGCCCCCCGCCGGCAACGGCGTGCCACCACCACTGCCACCGGGCCACACAGCGATCCAGTCACCGTCATCGGCCAGCAGGATCGCGCGGTCGGTCCAGCGCGACAGCGCGACCACGCGCTCGGGGATGCGCGCAACAACGGAGAAACGTTCCTGGCCGAACGTGCGCTTGTAGATCGTGCTCTCGATCGGCGTGGTGGCGCTGCCGGTCGGCTTGCCAACGGCCAGCCAGAACCCGTCGGCCGACCCGGTTGCCGCGACGCTGCCTGCAGCGGCAGCGGTGGTGGCAGCCGTCGTCGTCGGCAGGGTCTGGGCCAGTGCCGGTGATGCGAGGAGGACCAGGAACAGGAGGACGAGAAGATTACGGGCCGCACGCTTCATCGACTTGGATCACTTTCGCCACACCGGGCTTGTTCAGGGGCAACACGAACGCTGCGTCTTTCGGGAAACCGTTGCGCGACAACAACGGGTCGCGCAGGCGAAGGATCATACGGGAACCGGTGTCCGGAAACGACAACGTGTACACCGTAGCGACCTTAGCGCCGGTGTCGGCGTTGCGCTGGGTGGTCACGGGCTCGTGGTTGGCCAGATCCGCCCGCAGCAGCAC
Proteins encoded:
- a CDS encoding BatA domain-containing protein produces the protein MTFLNPLMLAGLGGALLPLVLHLLSRARYRSVDWGAMMFLHGADPRDRQSSQLKQYALLAMRMLIVALLALAMARPITSESWAALAPGGPATVVLMLDCSPSMAIVEGNQSRMEAAREAALKLLATLRQGDRVALLLAGQAQDDAELSPTTDLRTTAARIAAARPAGRAVDFAQELNRADRLLQRAAPQQDGRIFIVCDRQATNWRNVTLDFARAWRRDAAIDASAGARLSIFPVGGELAENVAVESVQFVQTPAIVDERATVEVRVRNYGPTAQPSVPVTLHRGAREIAQQTLAVAARETATARFTTSFATPGSHLIEARIAAPGLQTDDALRAVVSVTPPVRVLLLSGDERGDAAASESTFFRIAVAPYTAAGKKGVDPAAVTVVPAEQFEPAMLDAQQVLVLANVGQLSPASVKAIEQFVYEGGGLLIAPGTLVDAQQYNAQLWRDGAGILPAELQPPTSAGGAEATAILGVDFLHPALSFLRGRPDPIPNVVIGRYFPVTPRQPDATVAVTYASGRPFLVESAWGRGRVALMTTGLDADWSALPLSSFYLPFVQSMVRHLASGDRERNVAPGEPIVLTIDEPIDGDVRVQLPSGRTVSPAVYRNGARTEVRYDDTSVDGLYRVRYRTRTGQRTTPFVMRPSRDESDITPLSIARWDEISGAMGAQRIDLSQQPVPWSLSRDRRGRELWGSLLALCGVLLMSEMLLARRWSAGGRG
- a CDS encoding DUF58 domain-containing protein, whose amino-acid sequence is MSYVSRLLEPNLIERLNHLQLSARRVVEGSTVGQHKSPVKGASVEFRQHRFYTPGDEPRRLDWRVLGRTDRPYIKEYDEETNLRCVLMIDASGSMAYRSAAGSKFDYASTLAASLAYLMLGQTESVGLAVFKSRVASWIGPHAGQAQLSRIIDVLERSTAAGQSSLQAAVHDVANRLDRRALVIIVSDLFYPVEQVRECLARLRHDRHETILLRTLDADEVEFPFRTWSRFRGLEGEAATVCEPALVREAYLHRFRQHRQDLTDGARALGSEFHTLMTDRPLIDSLTQFLHMRGGGSGGGTARR
- a CDS encoding RDD family protein — translated: MKRAARNLLVLLFLVLLASPALAQTLPTTTAATTAAAAGSVAATGSADGFWLAVGKPTGSATTPIESTIYKRTFGQERFSVVARIPERVVALSRWTDRAILLADDGDWIAVWPGGSGGGTPLPAGGRILAIGAEAQSVWAVGTVPGGIDSARAATRPTTGPRAATTTTTITAPSTGPAAAATGPATQPATTGSAVVLFRLDGAIWRPIVQLPTQPPLDLINGAEILPLADRVIVSVTSSPGNSTLFTINPANGQVTSTTPIDGGPLAFFGGVQGEHRAWIWTGDGSASRIVPVDNFTNTLATTTAVPASQSSTVASALGTLRTINVAADGKVTEQRLTWDGQPVGEPQPVRLLAPPDEEPAWFSIVNIGVVVMLAVTIMASYRQRDVVRETMARRDRPRAAKFWIRMSAATVDALPLIIGGVVYYLRRQPDEIVSPTLAATAQGLIGIAVYLLHTTISELIFRRTLGKAIFGLAVVDLQGVRPTVSAILVRNVLRIVDIALLAPFLLPILLVVFSPLGQRAGDAAAGTVVIDLRTPTMADEPDEDNA